In Malus sylvestris chromosome 2, drMalSylv7.2, whole genome shotgun sequence, the genomic stretch aatcttttggtTACACAGCACAACAATCAAAGACATCACGGCTCGAATAAGGTATCATTTCCACTCATTTTTATGTCCATTGATTTTCTCTTGCTATTGACTACTGTAAACAGAATAAATTTACCTGATAGTGACGAAAGGATTCCCCGTTAGCATACTATGGATATACGCCTCATTTAGCCTCTTGCACAATTCTTCCTCTACGCATGTAGCAACATCAATTCCTGCATCTCTTAATCTATCCAATCCCCTTGATGCTACAATTGGATTCGGATCTACCATTCCGACCACCACTCTTTTCACTTTGGCTTTGATTAGTGCTTCACTGCATGGTGGAGTTCTCCCATAATGATTACATGGTTCCAAGCTCACATATGCTGTTGCATTCTCAGCCAAATCCCCAGCATCTCTCAGAGCAAAGACCTGTAACATTTAACTTCCGGGTATAAATTTTCATTAACAGCTACTTATAAAAAGATAAAACACTTAGACAGCATGTTGTATCCACCTATCCTTTCATTCTTTTAACTTCTAACGGATCTCTCTTGCTCTCTGCAAACGCACGGACACAGAAAGACCCCACCATTACGaaactaataatttaaaaactttATAAGCACAAAACTTTTAGAACGTCTGATCATTTTTCAAACAGCACCTATAGCAAGAGCTGAAATAGGAACAGAATTCCAGATTCCGGATTGCTATCCCCATGCGAACATTTTCAGCTAAATGCTCCACAGTTgtgaagaaaatataattggaaatttaacaaaaacaagagagagataaCCCCAGAAAGAACAGGACCATGctatccaaaaaataaaaagatgagaGAATCAGTGTGCAGGTATATGCTTTCCCTTCCTCTATTTATTTTTAGCGATCTTTCCAAAATATTTTAACTTGTAAGTTGTAAGCAACCAAACAAAGAGCAAAGTGACTGAAAATTTTGACCACATCATTACTCAAACCGGTATCCATGCATTGAGAAGGGGAACTAAAACTGAGGAAAAGAAGTTTACCTCAGCATGCGGCTGGCCAGCTTTTGGGTGAAAGCCTTCACCAACAACCTTGCCATCCTTGACAATAACACAACCCACCATAGGATTGGGGCTGGTGCACCCGATAGCCGTTCTTGCAAGCTCCACACACCTCCTCATATAGAACCCATCATCTGTATCCTCTTCTTGTGCCACTCCACACGTGACCGCAACAAACTTACCATGGGTTCTTAAACCAGTTGGTGATTTCGACACCCTTTTGAGGGAACTGCAAAAACCCGATTTGGAACTTGGATTCAACCTCAAAAGCTTGGTGGAAAGTTGCTGTGATAGTGAGACATTGGGTGGACTGAGGGTGTAACTTGGGAGTGAAAGTCTTTGAACTtgcatttcttttgtttgtaaATGTAAACCTCCGATCAGAGTTTTGCAACTTCAGCCAGATTTGTTTAAATGAGTGCAACTCCCTGAGTGAGCCTCGGGTTGTTCCTGCTCTTTAAGGCCAACTTATTCACTGTAAGAGCCGAGCAGCACAGATTTTCCGTTGTTTCAGTTTCTTAGAAACTGTGTTTCCGCAAAGCAAATGAATCAAGAACTAAAGAGAGAGACTAGAAACGCAGATAAACAGCGGCCATATGGAGTTCTATGGCCTCAATCTCTTACTGTGAGATGAGATCACTTGTGCGTATATTATCTTCTGATAACAGATATTTTAACTTGTAATCTAAACCCCCATGAGCACAACCATATTTTAACTTGAAATCATGCGCAAGCACCTGATGCAGGTTCGATTTCCACCGATTGCCCTCCCCTGACAAATAACTATTTAACACACTAACGCTATCGGTCTACTTCAAAATAACAGAATCTGGAGACTGGAGATGCATACAGTATAGGAAAAATGAAAGACACGAACTTAAATCTAGTCCCACAAAAACGTTTGAAACCCGGAACCCAAGTACAATGAGTGTTACAAAAACTTGAACCAATTGAAGTCAAGAGTTGTTTAACAAAGAGAGCAAATCGTTTACCTTTGTGGCTGTGGGAATACAGAGTTTCAACGAAGAATTGAAGTGGGTGCAAATTCTTGTCAATCTTTCCCTTGAAAATGTAAACATCAGGCAAAAAGTGGAAGAAATTGTTGGCAGCCAGCGTTTGAGAGGGAGActgaacccaaaaaaaaaaaaaaaaaa encodes the following:
- the LOC126609772 gene encoding riboflavin biosynthesis protein PYRD, chloroplastic-like, with the protein product MQVQRLSLPSYTLSPPNVSLSQQLSTKLLRLNPSSKSGFCSSLKRVSKSPTGLRTHGKFVAVTCGVAQEEDTDDGFYMRRCVELARTAIGCTSPNPMVGCVIVKDGKVVGEGFHPKAGQPHAEVFALRDAGDLAENATAYVSLEPCNHYGRTPPCSEALIKAKVKRVVVGMVDPNPIVASRGLDRLRDAGIDVATCVEEELCKRLNEAYIHSMLTGNPFVTIRYSISVNGRFLDQLGEGAAKSGGYYSQLLQEYDAVILSPSSIMENVSIPASKEAGANQPLRIIIARNISSPIKISALTVEPTDKLMVFADKETSVELERAQTGIETVVFDQIRLSAILEYCNSQGMCSVLFDLKGNVSDFEEFLRDGIEQNLLQKIVVEVLPLWDENDVGNFPVALKDLSKRLKVENLQPKISNESVVLEGYL